The Setaria italica strain Yugu1 chromosome IX, Setaria_italica_v2.0, whole genome shotgun sequence genome has a window encoding:
- the LOC106804522 gene encoding uncharacterized protein LOC106804522, which translates to MPPAVHPYATISVKSHIPVTLTMKSNASSRWASFFKSMCSVGDSILDLTMTDNDQTTRDLWLTIKGLFRANKQSQCAGMAECHSIATPVHTHAKLSAHDGAKLQDGSEYWSIAGVVQYLTLTRPDLAYAVQQVCIFLHDPHEPHMALIKRILCYVKGTLFSGLHISTGPVQPLTANSNADWAGCPKSWRSTSGFYVYLSDNLVSWSSKRQTMVSLSSAEAEYQVVAYAMVKCCWLHQLLQELHVCLASATVVYCDNIDQCTYYFHAIDESCA; encoded by the exons ATGCCGCCCGCCGTCCACCCCTACGCCACCATCTCCGTCAAGTCTCACATCCCCGTGACACTGACGATGAAGTCCAACGCCTCCTCCAGATGggcgtccttcttcaagtccatgt GCTCCGTCGGTGACTCCATCCTCGACCTCACCATGACTGACAATGATCAGACCACCCGGGATCTTTGGCTCACTATTAAGGGCCTCTTTCGTGCCAACAAGCAGTCCCAG tgtgctggcatggctgagtgtcactctatAGCGACTCCCGTTCAtactcatgccaagctttcaGCACACGATGGCGCCAAGCTCCAGGACGGCTCTGAGTATTGGAGTATTGCTGGGGTCGTTCAGTACCTCACTCTGACTCGACCGGACCTGGCGTATGCGGTTCAACAGGTGTGCATCTTCCTGCATGACCCTCACGAGCCCCACATGGCcctgatcaagcgcatcctgtgctatgtgaagggcacgctcTTCTCTGGGCTTCACATCAGCACTGGTCCTGTTCAGCCTCTGACTGCCAACTCCAACGCCGACTGGGCTGGCTGCCCGAAATCTTGGCGCTCCACCTCCGGTTTCTACGTCTACCTCAGcgacaatctggtgtcttggtcctccaagcgtcaGACCATGGTATCTCTTTCCAGTGCTGAGGCAGAGTACCAGGTTGTGGCTTATGCTATGGTGAAGTGTTGCTGGCTGCATCAACTTCTTCAAGAGCTTCATGTCTGTCTTGCTTCGGCCACtgttgtctactgcgacaat